From bacterium:
CCACCCCCCCGAGCATCCGCTGGCCGACGCCGGCGATCAGCCCGCCGATTTGCATGTCACCGGTCCACTTCAGCAGGGTCCCCTCGCCCTGCGGCTCAAGGTCGACCAACCCCACGCCCTTCATGAACCCCGTGCCACCGCTGCCCTCCAGGACGAGCATGTAGTGCGACGGCGCCCGTTTGTCCGAAATCGTGAGCGTGCCCTTGTACGTCCCCTTCACCGCGGCGATTCCGACGTTCAGCGTGGCCTCGTAGTGGTCCGGTTCGATCTCCTTAAGTTCTTTCAGCCCTGGCGTGCATCGGCGGAGCGCGTCGGGATCGTTGATCATCTTCCACACGGTCTCGATCGGAGCGGCGAGCGTATTCGTGCCTTCGAGTTTCATGGGCTCCTCCGGCCTTCGACGATGAGCTGCCGCAGCCGGCTCGGGCTGAGCGGCGCCTCTGTGATATGGATTCCAAACGGAGCGAGTGCGTCCTCCACGGCCTGCACGACCACCGCGGCGACGGGGATCACGCCCGCTTCTCCGGCGCCCTTGACGCCGAGAGGATTCAGCGGCGACGGCGTCTCCAGGTGCGCGATGGCGAGCGGCGGCATCTCCGCGGCGGTGGGCAGCAGGTAGTCCATGAACGTCGTGCTGAGCGGTTGGGCCTGGTCGTCGTAGGCGAGCTTCTCCCAGAATGCGCCCCCGAGCCCCTGCGCGACACCCCCCTGGATCTGCCCCTCCAGGATCAACGGGTTGATCACCCGCCCGCAGTCGTGGACGACGACGTAGCGCTCGATCGTCAGCCCGCCCGTCTCGGCGTCCACCTCGACGACGCACGCGTGCACGCCGTTGCTGAACGCGCCCTGGGACGGCGCGAAGTACCGGACCGCCTCGAGCCCGGGACCTTCCCACTCCTTCGGCATCGCGAACCGGAGCGGGTTCGCGGCACGGGCGAGGGCACCCAGCGTCACGGAGCGGCTGGCCACGCCGCGTACAAATGCGTTCCCGTTGCTGAGCTCGATCTCCTCGGGCGGCGCCTCCAGGAGCGACGCGGCGACGATGCGCGCCTTGTCACGGACGGCCTTCGCCGCCAGGGCGACAGCGTTCCCGGCCACGGTCGCGGCGCGGCTCGCAAAGGTCCCGGTCCCCCAGCCGAACAGTCCCGTGTCGCCCGTGCGCACCGTCACGTCCCGCGGCGACACGCCGAGCACGTCCGCGGCGATCTGGGCGAACGTGGTCAGGTGTCCCTGTCCCTGCGTGCCCACGCCCGTGGCGACGAAGACGCGTCCGGAGGGCTCGACGGTGATGCGGGCGCCCTCGTACGGACCGATGCCGGTCCCTTCCACATAGCACGCCACGCCGCACCCGAGCAACCGGCCCGCGGCCCGCGCGGTGCTCTGCCGCGCGTCCCAGCCGCTGTAGTCGATCAGTTCGAGCGCGCGGTCGAAGCATGCCGGGTAGTTTCCGCTGTCGTACCGCAGTGGGGCGTTATCCTGGTAGATGAGCCCAACGTCGTACGGGAACTCGTCCGGTTGAATGAAGTTGCGCCGACGCACCTCGGCGCGATCCACACGGAGTTCGCGCGCGACGCGGTCGAGCAACCGCTCCATGACGAAGACCCCGTGCGGACGTCCGGCGCCGCGGTAGGGGCTGACCATCGTCTTGTTCGTGAAGACGGCGCGAAACTCGCAGTGGTAGTTGGGGACCCGGTACGGGCCCGGTAGCGTGGTGCTCGCCACGATCGGCACGATCAGGCCATACGGGATGTACGCGCCGGCGTCGTACAAGAAAATCGTTCGGACGCCGAGGATTCCTCCGTCGGAGTCGACGGCGATCTCGGCGTCGTGGATCTGTTCCCGCTCCTGATTCGTCGCGACGAGGTGTTCGCGGCGGTCCTCGATCCACTTCACCGCGCGCCCGAGTCGCATCGCGGCGAACGGGACGAGGATCTCCTCCGGGTAGAACATCATGATCTTCGGGCCGAATCCGCCGCCGACGTCCGGGGCGACAACGCGGACGTCCTGTTCGGCGAGGCCGAGCATCTGAGCGAGTCCGTTTCGGATCGGGATCGGCGCCTGGGTGCTGTCCCAGATGTCCAGCCGGCGGGTGCGTGCGTCCCACGACGCAACGACCCCGCGGGTCTCCATCGGACACGAGGCGCCGCGATCGATGACGAAGCGCTCGCGGAAGCGATGGGCGGCCTGGGCAAACGCGGCGTCGACATCGCCGACGCGCTGCGTGTAGTGCGCGCAGATGTTCGAGTCCATGTCGTCATGCACGCGCGGCGCGCCGGCCGCGGCCGCCGCCTCGAGCGTGGCCGCGGCCGGAAGCGGTGTGTAGTCGACCTCGATCAAGTCGCAGGCATCCTCGGCGGCGTACCGGCTCTCCGCGACGACGAACGCCACGGGTTCGCCGACATAGCGCACGGTGTCCGGCGCGAGCGCGTGCTGGGTCTTCTGGTGCGTCAGCGCGGGATGGGGGATGAGCTTCGGCAGCGGGTCGCCGAGCGTCCCGAGATCCGCGTGCGTGAACACCGCGAGCACCCCCGGCGCAGTCCGCGCCCGCCGCGCGTCGACGCGCCGGAGCCGCGCGTGGGCGTGCGGACTCCGCAGGACCGCGCCGTGGACCATGCCGGGCAGGCGCACGTCGTCCACGAACAGGCCGCGTCCGGTGAGGAGAGCCGGATCTTCGTTGCGCGTGACGCGGGCTCCGAAGTAGCGCGTGCTCATAGGGGAGTCTATCCTTCGATGGGCCCCAACACGATTCCTATACCAGGGGGGCGCCCGCTTCGCGCGAATCTCCTCCCGGTGATGGACCGCACGCCACGCCGCGTCACCGCACGGTACTTCGCCTACCTGCTTCGTTGCGGGGACGGGACGTTCTATGCCGGCTACACGATCGACCTGGACCGGCGTCTCGACGCGCACCGCCGGGGCGGTGCGCGGTACACGCGCGGGCGGGGTCCGTGGGAGTTCGCGGCGGTGTGGCGGTGTCCCACGCGGCGCGCGGCGCTGCGGCTCGAGCGGCTGCTCAAGCGCGTGGGCCGGCCGCGTCGACTGCAACTCGCGCAGGGCGCCCCCCTGTCGGCGTTGGTGCCAGCGGCGGTGGGTCTGGGCGCGCGCCGCGTCATCCTTCGGGGCGCCTGAACGCCGCGCGGACCGAGCGGTCCGCCGCCGTGGCCGTCCACACCGGGGCAGCCGCGCTACTCGGCGGCGAAGAACTGGTGCAGTTCCTTGTAGGTTTCCGCCGGCGCTTCCTCAGGGAGGAAGTGGCCGCAGTCGAGCGCGCGACCCCGCACGTCGTCCGCCCAGTCGCGCCAGATCGCCAAGACGTCGTACCACCGCTCCAGCATGCCGCGCCGGCCCCACAGGGCGAGCACCGGACACGCGATGCGTCGTCTCCCGCGGTCCGCCTCGTCCAGCGAGAAGTCGATCGTCGCCCCGGCTCGATAGTCCTCGCACATCGCGTGGATCGTGTCGCGCTTGTGGAAGCAGCGCGTGTAGTCCTGGAGCGCGTCGGGCGCGAAGAGGTCGCGCTGGCGCAGATAGTAGGCGTCCGGGTCGGCGCCGATCATCCGTTCCGGTAGATCATACGGCTGCGCCAGGAAGAACCAGTGCCAGTATCCCAGGCCGAACGACATGTTCGCGCGCCGGTAGGCCTCCCCGGTCGGCACGATGTCGAGCACCGCGAGCCCGCGCACGCGATCGGGATGATCGAGCGCCATCCGATAGGCGACCCGCCCGCCGCGGTCGTGACCGGCCACGAAGAACTGCTCGAAGCCGAGCCGGCGCATCACCTCGATCTGGTCGAGCGCCATCCGGCGCTTGGAATACGGGGCGTGGTCCGGTGTCGTCGGTGGCTTGCTGCTGTCGCCGTACCCGCGTAGATCGGCGGCGACCACGGTGAAATCCCGCGCCAGCAGCGGCGCGAGATGGTGCCACATCACGTGTGTCTGCGGATGGCCGTGCAGGAGCAGCAGTGGGGGGCCGCTGCCGCCGTGCCGCGCGCGGATCACCGCTTCCCCCGTCTCGATCATGGCCAAGGTGAAGCCGTCGAATATCGACTCGGTCCCCGCGACGCCGGGCGTTCCTTCGCGGGCCTTGGCCCGCTGCCGGCGACCGCACGGGACGATCGTAGCGTTCGGGCGCGGTCGGCACAAGGGGCTCCGGTATCGAGTCCAGTCGGCACGCGTCACGGCACCGCGTCGTGGCCGCGTCCAACGCGCCGGCGGAGGGGCGCGCGCCCACCGGCGTTGGACCCACGCGGTCGGCGTGAGACGGGCACCGCGGGCCCCCGCGCGCAACCGTCGCTTCCGTCGGCGCCCTGAAGGGGCGGCCGGGACTCACAGGCAGGGGTGCAGGCGTTATGCTAAAATGTACTGGTTTATGCGACGTGGCGGCGCGGCCGCCCACGGTATGGATCTCACCCGTTGAAAAGGAGTTCCGGATGGTGTCTGCGTCTCGTCCACCTGTAGAGTTCGGCGGCATTCCCCAAATCTTGGATATTCTGAAGTCGCAAGGGTATATTGCGGGTCGAGACCTGGCCACGTCGGTGCACCTCAGCGTCGTGCTGAACAAACCCTTGCTCATCGAAGGAGAGGCCGGCGTCGGGAAGACCGAGGTCGCCAAGGTCATGGCGCGCGCGCTGGACACGGACCTGATCCGGCTGCAGTGCTACGAGGGGCTCGACGTTCACACCGCGCTCTACGAGTGGAACTACCAGCGGCAGATGCTGCGCATCAAGCTCGAGGAGACGAACGGGCGGCCGGTGGAGGAGAAGGAGCACGTCATCTTCAGCGAGCCGTTTCTCCTGAAGCGCCCGCTGTTGCAGGCGATCACGGCCGAGCGCGCGCCCGTGTTGTTGATCGACGAGGTGGACCGCGCGGACGAGGAGTTCGAGGCGTTTCTGCTCGAGGTCCTCTCGGACTTTCAGGTGAGCATCCCCGAGATCGGGACGATTCGGGCGCGACAGATTCCGTACGTGGTGCTCACCAGCAACCGCACGCGCGAGTTGAGCGACGCACTGCGCCGCCGTTGCCTGTACCTCTGGATCGACTACCCGACGTTCGAGAAAGAGTTGCGGATCGTCCACACGAAGGTGCCGCAGATCAACGACGATCTCGCGAACCAGATCTGCGCGTTCATGCAGCTCGTCCGGACTGCGTCGCTGTCGAAGGTCCCCGGCGTCGCCGAGACGCTCGACTGGAGCGCGGCGCTCATGGCGCTGCACCGCGATCACCTGGATGCTCAGGCGGTCGAGGAGACCCTCGGATGCCTCTGCAAGGACCAGGAGGACGTGGTGCGCGTTCGCGCGCAGTACCTCGGCCCGATCCTGGAAACGATCAACACGATAGGCACGAGCGGCGATGGCTGGACCTCCGAGCGGATCGCTTCCCTCGCTGCCCAACTCCCCAAGGCCCGCTGACGCGGGCGGCGGTGCGCCGCTGCGGCATCCGCGGCGGGTCCGTCCCGGGAACCTGGCCGCGAACGTTACGCTCTTCGGCCGGCGGCTGCGCGGGCGGGGATTGCTCGTGGGACCGGCGGAGATCGGCGATGCCCTCCGAGCCTTGACCTCCGTGAACGTTGGCGATCGCGAAGAAGTGCGGCTGGCGCTCCGGACGGTCTTCGCGTCCTCCACCTCCGATCTCTCCGTCTTCGACGAGGAGTTCGCGCGGTTCTGGAGTGAGCCGGTCGTTGCGGACGCGCCTGCGATGCCGGACGCTGACGAGGGCGAGACGTCCGGCCCCGACGCCGGGCCCGGCGGCGAAGAGCGCTCAGAGTTGAGCGTGACCGACTGGTCGGGCGAGGAAGGGGCTCCCGACGACGAGCGGTCTGTGCCGGCGTACAGTCCGGCGGAGGTCCGGGCGCGCAAGGACTTCAGCGCGTTCTCCGCCGACGACCTTGCGGCGATCTCGGAACTGATCGTGTTGATCGCGCGGCGAATCGCGACGCGGCTGTCGCGGCGGATGCGGGCGGCGCGCCGGGGCACGCTCGTGGATTTGCGGCGGACCATGCGCCACAGCCTGCAGTTCGGCGGGGACGCGGTCGAGCTCTTGTGGCGGCGACGCCGGATCCGGAAGGCCAAGCTCGTGCTGCTGTGTGACGTCAGCGGTTCCATGGACATCTACAGCCGGTTTCTCGTGCAGTTCGTCTACGCGCTGCAGGACGCGCTCGGCCGGGTCGAGTCCTTCCTGTTCAGCACGTCGCTGACACGGGTCACCGACGCGCTCCACCGACGGGACATCAGGCAGGCGCTTGCGGAGGCGTCCCGGCGGGTGCCCGACTGGTCCGGCGGAACGAAGATCGGCGCAAGTCTGCGCATGTTCAACGAGACGTACGGGCGGCGGGTGCTCGATCCGCGTACGATCGTCGTGATCTGCAGCGACGGATGGGACACAGGCGATCTCGGAATTCTCGTGGATGCGATGCGCGCGCTCCGCGCCCGGGCGGGCAAGGTCATCTGGCTGAACCCCCTGCTCGGCAGTCCGGGGTACGAGCCCGTCACCCAGGGTATGAGCGCCGCGCTGCCCTATGTGGACGTGTTCGCGTCTGCGCACAACATTCGGAGTCTACGGGATTTGGAGCGACACCTGCGGGGGCCTCGCCGGTACACCGGCCCGCGGCCCGCCGCGCTGGCGAGGAGCCTCGGAGGAAAGCCGTCATGAGGGAGCTTCGGGATATTCTGGATCGCCTCGTGGCACTGCGCGCCCGAGGGGAGAAGGCGGCGATCGCCACGGTTGTACGCGTCCGTGGATCCACCTATCGGCGCGAGGGAGCCCGCCTGCTGATCCTGGCCGACGGTCGGACGGAAGGCTCGATCAGCGGAGGATGCCTGGAAGGCGACGTCGCCGAGATCGCCCGTGAGGTGCTGGCGACCGGTCAACCGCGCCTCGTCAACTACGATCTGACCTCCGACGATGATGCGGTGTGGGGATTGGGGCTCGGGTGCAACGGCGCGATCGACGTGTTCATCGAGGCCGTCGCGGACGCCCGCGCCGACGAGGCGGTCGCG
This genomic window contains:
- the cutA gene encoding aerobic carbon-monoxide dehydrogenase large subunit — protein: MSTRYFGARVTRNEDPALLTGRGLFVDDVRLPGMVHGAVLRSPHAHARLRRVDARRARTAPGVLAVFTHADLGTLGDPLPKLIPHPALTHQKTQHALAPDTVRYVGEPVAFVVAESRYAAEDACDLIEVDYTPLPAAATLEAAAAAGAPRVHDDMDSNICAHYTQRVGDVDAAFAQAAHRFRERFVIDRGASCPMETRGVVASWDARTRRLDIWDSTQAPIPIRNGLAQMLGLAEQDVRVVAPDVGGGFGPKIMMFYPEEILVPFAAMRLGRAVKWIEDRREHLVATNQEREQIHDAEIAVDSDGGILGVRTIFLYDAGAYIPYGLIVPIVASTTLPGPYRVPNYHCEFRAVFTNKTMVSPYRGAGRPHGVFVMERLLDRVARELRVDRAEVRRRNFIQPDEFPYDVGLIYQDNAPLRYDSGNYPACFDRALELIDYSGWDARQSTARAAGRLLGCGVACYVEGTGIGPYEGARITVEPSGRVFVATGVGTQGQGHLTTFAQIAADVLGVSPRDVTVRTGDTGLFGWGTGTFASRAATVAGNAVALAAKAVRDKARIVAASLLEAPPEEIELSNGNAFVRGVASRSVTLGALARAANPLRFAMPKEWEGPGLEAVRYFAPSQGAFSNGVHACVVEVDAETGGLTIERYVVVHDCGRVINPLILEGQIQGGVAQGLGGAFWEKLAYDDQAQPLSTTFMDYLLPTAAEMPPLAIAHLETPSPLNPLGVKGAGEAGVIPVAAVVVQAVEDALAPFGIHITEAPLSPSRLRQLIVEGRRSP
- a CDS encoding alpha/beta hydrolase, whose product is MIETGEAVIRARHGGSGPPLLLLHGHPQTHVMWHHLAPLLARDFTVVAADLRGYGDSSKPPTTPDHAPYSKRRMALDQIEVMRRLGFEQFFVAGHDRGGRVAYRMALDHPDRVRGLAVLDIVPTGEAYRRANMSFGLGYWHWFFLAQPYDLPERMIGADPDAYYLRQRDLFAPDALQDYTRCFHKRDTIHAMCEDYRAGATIDFSLDEADRGRRRIACPVLALWGRRGMLERWYDVLAIWRDWADDVRGRALDCGHFLPEEAPAETYKELHQFFAAE
- a CDS encoding carbon monoxide dehydrogenase subunit G, whose translation is MKLEGTNTLAAPIETVWKMINDPDALRRCTPGLKELKEIEPDHYEATLNVGIAAVKGTYKGTLTISDKRAPSHYMLVLEGSGGTGFMKGVGLVDLEPQGEGTLLKWTGDMQIGGLIAGVGQRMLGGVGKMLIGQFFKCLEQHLGEDV
- a CDS encoding MoxR family ATPase yields the protein MVSASRPPVEFGGIPQILDILKSQGYIAGRDLATSVHLSVVLNKPLLIEGEAGVGKTEVAKVMARALDTDLIRLQCYEGLDVHTALYEWNYQRQMLRIKLEETNGRPVEEKEHVIFSEPFLLKRPLLQAITAERAPVLLIDEVDRADEEFEAFLLEVLSDFQVSIPEIGTIRARQIPYVVLTSNRTRELSDALRRRCLYLWIDYPTFEKELRIVHTKVPQINDDLANQICAFMQLVRTASLSKVPGVAETLDWSAALMALHRDHLDAQAVEETLGCLCKDQEDVVRVRAQYLGPILETINTIGTSGDGWTSERIASLAAQLPKAR
- a CDS encoding VWA domain-containing protein; translation: MAGPPSGSLPSLPNSPRPADAGGGAPLRHPRRVRPGNLAANVTLFGRRLRGRGLLVGPAEIGDALRALTSVNVGDREEVRLALRTVFASSTSDLSVFDEEFARFWSEPVVADAPAMPDADEGETSGPDAGPGGEERSELSVTDWSGEEGAPDDERSVPAYSPAEVRARKDFSAFSADDLAAISELIVLIARRIATRLSRRMRAARRGTLVDLRRTMRHSLQFGGDAVELLWRRRRIRKAKLVLLCDVSGSMDIYSRFLVQFVYALQDALGRVESFLFSTSLTRVTDALHRRDIRQALAEASRRVPDWSGGTKIGASLRMFNETYGRRVLDPRTIVVICSDGWDTGDLGILVDAMRALRARAGKVIWLNPLLGSPGYEPVTQGMSAALPYVDVFASAHNIRSLRDLERHLRGPRRYTGPRPAALARSLGGKPS
- a CDS encoding GIY-YIG nuclease family protein — encoded protein: MGPNTIPIPGGRPLRANLLPVMDRTPRRVTARYFAYLLRCGDGTFYAGYTIDLDRRLDAHRRGGARYTRGRGPWEFAAVWRCPTRRAALRLERLLKRVGRPRRLQLAQGAPLSALVPAAVGLGARRVILRGA